One Methanobacterium sp. genomic region harbors:
- a CDS encoding winged helix-turn-helix domain-containing protein has product MNEIKAKLATMHKDIKNLMENTNQQYLDLVLANSKKDVLNAIMGYVTHDIEKGLEKGMVNKCDMRDKCKQIFTDLLYDNTSLMADDDVHEDSINQNRVKLSKIREGASYAKCDTCFLEVDDLFEKQVNLMRSLRIYSSDNEKKQCISSICEESIVKDVLEPLSNKQRLQILKSMANETKTFSSLSELTGLRGGNLLFHLQKLLDNDMILQRHERGDYMLTEKGYKLLVMLSEIGTVLGQ; this is encoded by the coding sequence ATGAACGAGATAAAGGCAAAGCTGGCAACCATGCATAAAGATATTAAAAATCTCATGGAAAACACTAATCAGCAGTATCTTGATTTAGTCCTTGCAAATTCTAAAAAAGACGTTTTAAACGCGATTATGGGATATGTGACCCATGATATTGAAAAAGGTCTTGAAAAAGGCATGGTAAATAAGTGCGACATGCGGGATAAATGTAAACAAATATTTACCGATTTGCTGTATGATAATACAAGCCTTATGGCAGATGATGATGTTCATGAGGACTCTATAAATCAAAATAGGGTTAAATTAAGTAAAATAAGAGAGGGTGCATCTTATGCAAAATGTGACACCTGTTTTTTAGAAGTGGATGATCTTTTTGAAAAACAGGTAAATTTGATGCGTTCACTTCGGATTTACAGTTCCGATAATGAGAAAAAACAGTGCATATCCTCAATTTGTGAAGAATCAATAGTTAAAGATGTTCTTGAACCATTGTCCAATAAGCAGAGGCTTCAAATTTTAAAATCAATGGCAAATGAAACAAAAACATTCTCATCACTCTCCGAACTTACTGGACTCCGGGGAGGCAATTTACTTTTCCATCTTCAAAAACTGCTTGATAATGATATGATCCTCCAACGCCATGAGAGGGGAGATTATATGCTTACTGAAAAAGGATACAAACTTTTAGTAATGTTAAGTGAAATTGGAACGGTTTTAGGGCAGTAA
- a CDS encoding 4Fe-4S binding protein: protein MVKIKVDEDACVGCGSCVEDCPSDVYELDSEHGKTVVVNEKDCMACLSCHEICPSQALEHDDIHVAKRLYIDRKVNSTISKII, encoded by the coding sequence ATGGTAAAAATAAAAGTAGACGAGGATGCATGTGTGGGATGTGGATCTTGCGTTGAGGATTGTCCCAGCGATGTGTATGAATTGGATAGTGAGCATGGTAAGACTGTTGTAGTGAATGAAAAGGATTGTATGGCGTGTTTATCATGTCACGAGATTTGTCCTTCCCAGGCACTGGAACACGATGATATACATGTTGCTAAAAGACTTTATATTGACCGAAAGGTAAATTCAACTATAAGCAAAATAATATAA
- a CDS encoding replication factor C large subunit, giving the protein MQKMLWTEKYRPKNFDDVLGNIKAKKEILEWTAEWKNGNSQKCLFLIGPPGTGKTTFAGLIAGEFSDSVELNASDKRSYDAIMGVVGEASSSMTLFGNRLKLIILDEVDGLHGNDDRGGSRAINKILKDAIQPIVMMANDPYSNRIKSFKNKCQVINLRKVHTNSIVSLLKKVCVKEGVEFEEHVLRTLAKRSNGDLRSAINDLEIMAKGEEKITSEDLDLVAPKDGRSNVFDAVRTILKSKTPANIKGAMRQVEADPSLLLEMVTENIPREYEKKDEIEKAYEMISQADIYLGRAFSTRVYTYWKYAYELMSVGVALSKDETYKKFARYTNSSVYTILSKNRSKRDLQNRVAEKIGEKLHTSKKVAISQFPYFEIMFQDDDIAYNMMTYFGLEDDEVKVFRSRKVKVPKKPKTKKKSTKTSKSVSKEAKSEETKMDNETLKTQKKVKKASSSSVSKKGTKSSKRSKKSDEEPKNEENNSGSKEKQVSLFSFK; this is encoded by the coding sequence ATGCAGAAGATGTTGTGGACAGAAAAATATAGGCCAAAGAACTTTGATGATGTTCTTGGGAATATAAAAGCAAAAAAAGAAATCCTTGAATGGACAGCAGAATGGAAAAATGGTAATTCTCAAAAATGCCTTTTTCTTATAGGCCCACCGGGCACTGGTAAAACCACATTTGCAGGGCTAATTGCTGGTGAATTTTCTGATTCAGTTGAATTAAATGCCAGTGATAAAAGGTCATATGATGCCATTATGGGAGTTGTAGGTGAAGCATCCTCTTCAATGACTTTATTTGGCAACCGATTGAAGCTGATAATTCTGGATGAAGTTGATGGACTTCATGGTAATGATGATAGGGGTGGATCAAGGGCAATTAACAAAATACTAAAGGATGCAATTCAGCCAATAGTGATGATGGCTAATGACCCTTACAGTAATAGAATTAAGAGCTTTAAAAATAAATGTCAGGTAATAAACCTCAGGAAGGTTCATACAAATTCAATAGTTTCACTTTTAAAGAAGGTATGTGTAAAAGAAGGGGTAGAATTTGAAGAACATGTTCTAAGAACCCTTGCAAAGAGATCTAATGGTGATTTAAGGTCTGCTATAAATGATCTTGAAATAATGGCAAAAGGCGAGGAAAAAATCACATCCGAAGACCTTGATCTTGTAGCTCCAAAAGATGGAAGATCTAATGTCTTTGATGCTGTAAGGACCATCTTAAAAAGTAAAACTCCAGCGAATATTAAAGGGGCCATGCGGCAGGTTGAAGCAGATCCTTCACTTTTACTTGAAATGGTCACAGAAAATATTCCCCGTGAGTATGAAAAGAAAGATGAGATAGAAAAGGCTTATGAAATGATTTCTCAAGCGGATATTTATCTTGGAAGGGCTTTTTCAACACGTGTTTATACCTACTGGAAGTATGCATACGAGTTAATGAGTGTAGGGGTTGCACTTTCTAAAGATGAGACCTATAAAAAATTTGCAAGGTATACTAATTCATCTGTTTATACAATACTTTCTAAAAACAGGAGTAAAAGGGATTTACAAAATAGGGTGGCCGAAAAAATTGGGGAAAAACTTCACACCTCCAAAAAAGTTGCAATTTCACAGTTCCCCTATTTTGAAATCATGTTTCAGGATGATGATATAGCTTACAACATGATGACATATTTTGGGCTTGAAGACGATGAAGTAAAAGTTTTCAGGTCAAGAAAGGTAAAGGTCCCTAAAAAACCTAAAACTAAAAAGAAGAGCACCAAAACTTCAAAAAGTGTTTCCAAAGAAGCTAAATCTGAAGAAACTAAAATGGATAATGAAACTTTAAAGACACAGAAAAAGGTCAAAAAGGCCAGTTCAAGCAGTGTTTCAAAAAAGGGTACAAAATCGTCTAAAAGATCTAAAAAGTCTGATGAAGAGCCTAAAAATGAAGAGAATAACAGTGGAAGTAAAGAAAAACAGGTTTCATTGTTCAGTTTCAAGTAG
- a CDS encoding DUF368 domain-containing protein, translating to MGSADIIPGVSGGTIALITGIYERLVHAISRINFKFVLYLFKGDFKRFKQSLVEEIDFALFIPLLLGIGIAVLTMSKVISFLLVTYPAATFAFFFGLILASAIFVYKHVDELNLKNIVFLIIGFVFAIIFVGLNPIQANHSLPIIFISGAIAICAMILPGISGAFMLLLLNQYEYMINVLNHMQFVEIITFCLGALIGILSFSRFLNYLLNNHKSVTMAFLVGLMIGTLRLPYEKIAFSTESPIVIVVVAVIGFILVFLLERQFEHKPLPGATKHK from the coding sequence ATGGGGTCCGCAGATATAATCCCCGGTGTTTCAGGGGGGACAATTGCATTAATTACAGGTATTTATGAAAGATTGGTACACGCAATAAGTCGTATTAATTTTAAATTTGTATTATATCTATTTAAAGGAGATTTTAAAAGATTTAAGCAAAGTTTAGTCGAAGAAATAGATTTTGCATTATTTATTCCGCTACTTTTAGGTATTGGTATAGCAGTTCTTACAATGTCAAAGGTCATATCATTCCTTTTAGTTACTTATCCAGCAGCTACATTTGCATTTTTCTTTGGTTTAATACTCGCATCTGCAATTTTTGTTTATAAACATGTGGATGAACTTAATCTAAAAAATATAGTCTTTTTAATTATTGGTTTTGTTTTTGCAATTATTTTTGTGGGATTAAATCCAATTCAAGCCAATCACTCACTGCCTATCATTTTTATCTCAGGAGCTATAGCCATATGTGCAATGATATTGCCCGGGATCTCTGGTGCATTCATGCTTCTCCTCTTAAACCAGTATGAATACATGATAAATGTCTTAAATCACATGCAGTTCGTTGAAATAATCACTTTTTGTCTTGGGGCTCTAATTGGAATTCTCTCCTTTTCAAGGTTTTTAAATTACCTGTTAAACAACCACAAGTCAGTTACCATGGCATTCCTGGTTGGTTTAATGATCGGTACTCTCAGACTTCCTTATGAGAAAATAGCCTTTAGCACAGAATCCCCTATTGTTATCGTGGTCGTTGCAGTTATTGGATTTATTTTAGTGTTCTTATTAGAAAGACAGTTTGAACATAAACCTCTTCCAGGTGCAACTAAACATAAATAA
- a CDS encoding cupredoxin domain-containing protein codes for MTYKYYIKIGIAVIILGVVITSGCTQNPQQNTTSTKNTSYSTVTIQNYTYTPNTLTVKAGTNVMWINEDSAVHDVTSDSGAFSSPDLNKSDKYTYNFTKTGEYAYHCDEHPSMTGKIIVQ; via the coding sequence ATGACATATAAATATTACATCAAGATCGGGATTGCCGTAATTATATTGGGAGTAGTTATTACCTCAGGTTGTACGCAAAATCCTCAGCAAAATACAACAAGTACCAAAAATACTTCTTACAGCACAGTAACGATTCAAAACTACACGTATACCCCCAACACTCTTACTGTTAAAGCAGGAACAAATGTCATGTGGATAAATGAAGATTCTGCAGTTCATGACGTAACGAGCGATTCAGGAGCCTTTTCAAGTCCAGATTTAAATAAAAGCGATAAATATACCTACAATTTTACAAAAACTGGCGAATATGCCTATCATTGTGACGAACATCCATCAATGACTGGCAAAATAATTGTGCAATAA
- a CDS encoding F420-nonreducing hydrogenase: MVKIALEWLAGCSGCEISILDLHEGIMELLKEADIVYAPVLMDVKEVPDDIDIAIVSGSVRNKENKERLEELRRKSKTLIAYGTCACYGGITGMADLYRPEDVTARIYSDNPSTEAADVPSEVVPELLPIVHPAGDFTEVDYFLPGCPPKELLVWDILMPLIKGEAPDVPKKSVCADCSRWMDHVEFDKLNRRIEGDPDPQKCFLSQGYVCLGSVTLGRCGALCTAAGIPCHGCGGPSLDVLREPSHDVYNGVIKRIAHLSKMPEKDVEKQIRDIGHVIYGFVIGSTIMEDKQVSLIPQLVKK; encoded by the coding sequence ATGGTAAAAATTGCACTTGAATGGCTTGCCGGCTGTTCTGGATGTGAAATTTCGATTCTTGATTTACACGAAGGAATAATGGAATTACTCAAAGAAGCAGATATTGTTTATGCACCAGTTTTAATGGATGTAAAAGAAGTACCAGATGATATTGATATTGCAATAGTTTCTGGTTCCGTACGAAATAAAGAAAACAAAGAAAGGCTTGAAGAATTACGTAGAAAGTCTAAAACATTAATAGCATACGGAACATGTGCATGTTACGGAGGTATAACTGGAATGGCAGATCTTTACCGTCCGGAAGATGTAACAGCAAGGATTTATTCTGACAATCCAAGTACTGAAGCAGCTGATGTGCCTTCAGAAGTAGTTCCAGAACTCTTACCAATTGTTCACCCTGCAGGTGATTTCACAGAAGTAGATTACTTTTTACCGGGATGTCCTCCTAAAGAACTTCTTGTTTGGGATATATTAATGCCTTTAATTAAAGGAGAAGCTCCAGATGTTCCTAAAAAGAGCGTATGTGCTGACTGTTCAAGATGGATGGATCACGTGGAATTTGACAAACTTAACAGGAGAATTGAGGGAGATCCTGATCCTCAAAAATGTTTCTTAAGCCAGGGTTATGTCTGTTTAGGTTCTGTTACACTTGGAAGGTGTGGCGCACTATGTACAGCAGCAGGTATCCCTTGCCATGGTTGTGGCGGTCCTTCTCTCGATGTTTTAAGGGAACCAAGCCATGATGTATACAATGGTGTAATAAAAAGGATAGCTCACCTTTCTAAGATGCCAGAAAAGGATGTTGAGAAACAAATAAGAGATATTGGGCACGTAATATATGGATTCGTAATTGGAAGTACAATTATGGAGGATAAACAGGTTTCATTGATCCCTCAGCTGGTCAAGAAATAA
- a CDS encoding pyridoxamine 5'-phosphate oxidase family protein, producing the protein MVMTEEMMDAIEKDNVVFFATSTADGTPNVVPIGFARPIDNKTIMIVDNYMNKTHKNLENNPKASLVLRDASACPYQFKGTAEIIEEGKYFDEAVDWAKSVMSKLAPKAAILLKVEEIYSVQPGPEAGKKVD; encoded by the coding sequence ATGGTAATGACAGAAGAAATGATGGACGCTATTGAAAAAGACAATGTAGTTTTCTTTGCAACTTCAACTGCAGACGGAACCCCTAATGTTGTCCCAATTGGATTTGCAAGGCCAATCGACAATAAAACAATAATGATTGTTGATAACTACATGAATAAAACTCACAAAAACCTTGAAAATAACCCAAAAGCAAGTTTAGTACTAAGAGATGCTTCAGCATGCCCTTACCAGTTTAAGGGAACTGCCGAAATAATTGAAGAAGGTAAATACTTCGATGAAGCGGTTGACTGGGCAAAAAGTGTTATGAGCAAACTTGCACCAAAAGCAGCGATCCTGTTAAAGGTAGAAGAGATTTATTCCGTTCAACCAGGTCCAGAAGCTGGTAAAAAAGTAGATTAA
- a CDS encoding roadblock/LC7 domain-containing protein: MDSDIENQLIRTLNNLDKVEGIDGSLIADDSGNVLCHTMSGGTDTSLFGPMAHVIMSSSKRLLNSADSGEIQRVLVESYGGKTLFLHLENTYFIVLMEISANVGLVMVSAKRTARDIMKITRGIVWEVPVEEEVLIDSQEEIQATSTSEVLDVPDNAETETVKIENEASEGLKTEELNGEVVDKLIETEDLKEVFAEVIGTEKLNEIVDSEEFKELDIKEAKEKLSEMLEVETEEVSPVATESETISNEIDIPEIESEVEETEVQIKISEEDLGEVPEETQEDTEEPKSSIPVIKPPISFPKLPENIEIPAGDKEKSDLILDIYEAVFLAMSIGASKIMGVSPARGLIKRFLPLDGCKTLLDGVDVKSNSVVDFDKIRENVENIPLTERSNMLITDFSKIISIITEKYGKVMGYGAFRGIVRNEFKTINNSYGRAMNDLGIKDKIHPELISLFK; encoded by the coding sequence ATGGATTCGGATATAGAAAACCAATTAATAAGGACTTTAAACAATTTGGATAAAGTTGAAGGCATAGACGGCAGTTTAATCGCTGATGACAGTGGTAATGTACTCTGCCACACTATGTCTGGGGGAACGGATACTTCTCTTTTTGGCCCAATGGCCCATGTGATTATGAGTTCATCGAAAAGGCTGTTGAATTCAGCTGACAGTGGAGAAATCCAAAGGGTACTGGTTGAATCTTATGGGGGAAAGACTCTTTTTTTACACCTGGAAAATACATATTTCATCGTTCTTATGGAAATATCTGCAAATGTAGGGCTGGTAATGGTTTCTGCTAAAAGAACGGCAAGAGATATAATGAAAATTACAAGGGGTATAGTTTGGGAAGTTCCAGTTGAAGAAGAAGTACTTATAGACTCTCAAGAAGAAATTCAGGCTACCTCTACTTCAGAAGTATTAGATGTCCCTGATAATGCAGAAACAGAAACTGTTAAAATTGAAAATGAAGCGTCTGAAGGATTAAAAACTGAAGAACTAAATGGAGAAGTAGTGGATAAACTCATTGAAACTGAAGACTTAAAAGAAGTATTTGCTGAGGTCATAGGAACTGAAAAATTAAATGAAATAGTGGATTCTGAAGAGTTTAAGGAGTTAGATATTAAAGAAGCAAAAGAAAAGCTTTCAGAAATGTTGGAGGTTGAAACAGAAGAAGTATCACCTGTAGCTACAGAATCTGAAACCATATCTAATGAAATAGATATCCCTGAAATTGAATCAGAAGTCGAAGAAACTGAAGTTCAAATAAAAATTTCAGAAGAAGACCTGGGAGAAGTTCCGGAAGAAACTCAAGAAGATACTGAAGAACCAAAAAGCAGTATTCCGGTTATAAAACCGCCAATTTCATTCCCAAAACTACCTGAAAACATTGAAATACCTGCTGGAGATAAGGAAAAATCTGATCTGATTTTAGATATATATGAAGCCGTATTTCTGGCAATGTCAATCGGAGCAAGCAAAATTATGGGTGTTTCACCTGCAAGAGGGCTTATAAAAAGGTTTTTACCTTTAGATGGATGTAAAACTCTTTTGGATGGTGTTGATGTAAAAAGTAATTCTGTAGTTGATTTTGATAAAATAAGGGAAAATGTTGAAAATATTCCTTTAACTGAAAGATCAAACATGCTTATAACTGATTTTAGTAAGATAATCAGCATTATAACTGAAAAATATGGTAAAGTAATGGGATATGGGGCTTTTAGAGGAATAGTACGTAATGAATTTAAAACAATTAATAATTCATATGGAAGAGCCATGAACGATCTTGGAATTAAAGATAAAATACACCCTGAATTAATTAGTTTATTTAAATAA
- a CDS encoding Ni/Fe hydrogenase subunit alpha, whose amino-acid sequence MKQIEINPVTRIEGHAKITVQLDDSGNVSDAHFHVMEIRGFEKFLEGAAVEEAPRITPRICGICQTAHHLAAAKATDTVFGLQPPEAAKKLRELMLLGQYIHSHALHFYFLGAPDLVLGPDSDPTQRNVIGIIKKDPELAKMAIKTRKVGQDITEVVGGKAIHPVTAVAGGQTKAMSAEERAKLLEATKNAIELIEKGVGVAKPLFEQYAEAIELLGPAETYFGGLTNNGNLEVYDGPMKIIDKAGNSVHEFQSSDYLDYIEEKVQPWSYLKFPYLKQTGFPDGNYRVGPLARLNIADNVPTEKAGALYGEFKDKFGIAQNTLLYHYARLIELMYAAERSMQLLEDDDIVSTEIRQFLSEPLMTRDEARQSSETKRGVGIIEAPRGSLIHDYETDAAGIITRANLVVATGQNNLSMDIGVRETAKALIKGEEVSEGIKNQLEMIIRAYDPCLSCATHAIGGDSPLLVDIHDSEGALLKRHLL is encoded by the coding sequence ATGAAACAGATAGAAATAAATCCAGTAACAAGAATTGAAGGACATGCAAAAATCACAGTTCAGTTGGATGATTCTGGAAACGTTTCAGATGCTCACTTTCATGTAATGGAGATAAGAGGATTTGAAAAATTCCTGGAAGGGGCAGCAGTTGAGGAAGCTCCAAGGATAACTCCACGTATATGTGGAATATGTCAAACTGCCCACCATTTAGCAGCTGCTAAAGCTACTGATACTGTTTTTGGTTTGCAACCTCCAGAAGCCGCTAAAAAACTGAGAGAGCTCATGCTTCTTGGTCAATATATTCACTCACATGCATTACATTTTTATTTCCTGGGTGCACCAGACCTTGTATTAGGGCCGGATTCTGATCCTACGCAGCGAAATGTAATTGGAATCATTAAAAAAGACCCTGAACTTGCAAAAATGGCAATAAAAACCAGGAAGGTCGGTCAGGATATAACAGAAGTGGTGGGAGGAAAAGCGATACACCCAGTCACTGCTGTTGCAGGTGGACAGACAAAGGCAATGAGTGCTGAAGAAAGGGCTAAACTTTTAGAAGCTACAAAAAATGCTATTGAACTTATAGAAAAAGGTGTTGGAGTAGCAAAACCTTTATTTGAACAGTATGCTGAGGCAATCGAATTATTAGGTCCAGCTGAAACTTATTTCGGTGGTTTAACCAATAATGGAAATCTTGAAGTTTATGATGGTCCTATGAAAATAATTGATAAAGCAGGAAATTCTGTTCATGAGTTCCAGTCTTCTGATTATCTGGACTACATAGAAGAGAAGGTACAGCCGTGGTCTTATCTTAAATTCCCATACCTTAAACAAACAGGATTCCCTGATGGTAACTACAGAGTTGGGCCTCTTGCAAGGTTAAATATAGCTGACAATGTTCCAACAGAAAAAGCTGGTGCACTGTACGGTGAGTTCAAAGATAAGTTTGGAATTGCTCAAAACACTCTTCTGTACCATTATGCTCGTCTTATTGAGTTAATGTACGCTGCAGAAAGATCCATGCAGCTTTTAGAGGATGATGATATAGTAAGTACAGAGATAAGACAGTTCCTCAGTGAACCGTTAATGACAAGGGATGAAGCAAGACAGTCCAGTGAAACTAAAAGAGGTGTAGGAATAATAGAAGCCCCAAGGGGATCTCTTATTCACGATTACGAAACAGATGCTGCCGGAATAATAACACGTGCAAACCTAGTAGTTGCAACTGGTCAAAACAACCTCTCTATGGATATTGGAGTGAGAGAAACAGCTAAAGCTCTAATTAAAGGTGAAGAAGTCTCAGAAGGCATTAAAAACCAGCTTGAAATGATTATAAGGGCATATGACCCATGTCTTTCATGTGCAACCCATGCAATCGGTGGAGACTCACCACTTTTAGTAGATATACATGACAGTGAAGGTGCTCTCTTGAAAAGGCATTTATTGTAA
- a CDS encoding ATPase, translating into MTRELVKFLQKIGVDTRFVSIIEDKVYINNLKFSRFSRKREELFKKSFPEVDVIRSKIFQKICMRASRNLAHCIHPKEKIFLIKDDDPRNFALYVILEPYQRKYGIELIFGRSMDEAENLDIDSIALPITLDDEAQNILQLMLDSEKIELLSSNESYNDKKLIYPLINVPKSWIYSWTQNTASSDLNQNYEFSEELLIFLESLVPDVRENILKSALFTSSKS; encoded by the coding sequence ATGACAAGGGAACTGGTTAAATTCTTACAAAAAATCGGTGTTGATACCCGATTTGTCAGCATCATTGAAGATAAAGTATACATAAACAATTTAAAGTTTTCAAGATTTTCAAGGAAGAGAGAAGAACTGTTTAAAAAGAGTTTTCCTGAAGTGGATGTAATCAGGTCCAAAATATTTCAGAAGATCTGTATGAGGGCTTCTAGGAATCTTGCACATTGTATTCACCCTAAAGAGAAAATTTTTTTAATTAAAGATGATGATCCGCGTAACTTTGCCCTTTATGTAATTTTAGAGCCTTATCAAAGGAAATATGGTATTGAACTTATTTTTGGCAGAAGTATGGATGAAGCAGAAAATTTAGATATTGACTCCATAGCATTACCCATTACACTAGACGATGAAGCCCAGAATATCCTTCAGTTAATGCTAGATAGTGAAAAAATAGAATTATTAAGTTCAAATGAAAGTTATAATGATAAAAAGTTGATCTACCCTTTAATAAATGTTCCAAAGTCATGGATATATTCATGGACTCAAAATACAGCAAGTAGTGACTTAAATCAAAATTATGAATTTTCTGAAGAGTTATTGATATTTCTAGAAAGTTTAGTTCCCGATGTCAGGGAAAACATTTTAAAATCAGCGTTATTTACATCCAGTAAAAGCTGA
- a CDS encoding hydrocarbon binding protein (contains V4R domain), giving the protein MEIEHKEIRGDFKPELIPPETGGDINDYEEALHVLMKFVGSMSSALEQVSGRGANAIVYQAGKRMGHEAGKMTEKTDDLEKAMTELSKILGMEFYFEMWKPSDQEGYTIEKGHETIVKLLFMDCVVRQTLRRTGLPQKGPLCYLLYGYMVGAVEEVMSIKGKLDIDHVGPNACLKTLTIGWGGK; this is encoded by the coding sequence ATGGAAATCGAACATAAAGAAATAAGAGGCGATTTTAAACCTGAACTAATTCCTCCAGAAACTGGTGGAGACATCAATGACTATGAAGAAGCCCTTCACGTTCTTATGAAATTTGTAGGATCTATGTCAAGTGCATTAGAACAGGTTTCTGGGCGCGGTGCAAATGCTATTGTTTATCAGGCCGGGAAGCGAATGGGACATGAAGCCGGTAAAATGACCGAGAAAACAGATGATCTGGAAAAAGCCATGACTGAATTGAGTAAGATACTTGGAATGGAATTTTATTTTGAAATGTGGAAACCATCAGATCAGGAAGGATACACTATTGAGAAGGGCCACGAAACAATTGTAAAACTTTTATTTATGGATTGTGTTGTAAGACAAACTTTAAGAAGGACAGGTTTACCTCAAAAAGGACCATTATGTTATCTTTTGTATGGATACATGGTTGGAGCTGTGGAAGAAGTTATGAGTATCAAGGGAAAACTTGATATAGACCATGTAGGACCAAATGCTTGTCTTAAAACCCTAACTATAGGATGGGGTGGTAAATAA
- a CDS encoding manganese efflux pump MntP family protein: protein MDIISIFLIAIGLAMDAFSVSITKGLVMKSNMKHALIIALFFGVFQALMPVAGWISGMQLEVFVSAAAPWIAFILLSIIGIKMIYEGIFDDGKDKDDSFSLKEIFFLAIATSIDAFLVGVTFAFLKTPIVEPIVIIGAVTFVLSFIGFYIGKGIGHLFEHKIEVFGGLILIGIGLKILLGF from the coding sequence ATGGATATTATTTCAATTTTTCTTATAGCTATAGGGCTTGCAATGGACGCATTCAGTGTTTCTATAACAAAGGGCCTCGTAATGAAGTCTAATATGAAACATGCTTTGATCATCGCCCTATTTTTCGGTGTATTTCAGGCATTAATGCCTGTTGCAGGATGGATTTCAGGCATGCAACTTGAAGTTTTTGTTTCAGCAGCAGCTCCATGGATAGCATTCATTTTATTATCTATCATAGGAATTAAAATGATTTATGAGGGTATTTTTGATGATGGGAAGGATAAAGATGACAGTTTTTCATTAAAAGAAATATTCTTCCTTGCAATTGCAACAAGTATCGATGCATTTTTAGTTGGAGTTACATTTGCATTCCTTAAGACTCCAATAGTAGAACCCATTGTAATAATAGGGGCTGTCACGTTTGTCCTGTCTTTTATTGGCTTTTATATTGGAAAAGGTATTGGACACTTATTTGAACATAAAATTGAGGTTTTCGGCGGGTTAATATTAATTGGAATAGGGCTAAAGATACTTCTTGGATTTTAG
- a CDS encoding replication factor C small subunit, protein MNGPWVEKYRPSTLDEVVGQDYIIQRLKRYVDEHSMPNLMFTGPAGVGKTTTAIALAKSILGEYWRQNFLELNASDARGIDTVRTNIKNFCRLKAVGAPFRIVFLDEVDNMTKDAQHALRREMEMYTKTASFVLSCNYSSKIIDPIQSRCAIFRFAPVKGTQIIGRLEKIAEAENLNITRGAIESIVYFAEGDLRKAVNILQASASTTDEITDDSIHEIVSKAKPQDVRKIVNKALNGDFISARDLLREVMVVQGTSGEDMVTQIYQEISRMSMENMIEEDVYMDLIQSIGEYDYRIREGSNPRIQLEALLTKFLLKGN, encoded by the coding sequence ATGAACGGACCATGGGTTGAAAAATACAGGCCAAGTACTCTAGATGAAGTTGTAGGTCAAGATTATATAATTCAAAGACTTAAAAGATATGTTGATGAACACAGCATGCCTAATTTAATGTTTACAGGGCCTGCAGGGGTTGGAAAAACAACAACTGCCATTGCACTTGCAAAATCTATTTTAGGAGAATACTGGAGACAGAATTTCCTGGAACTCAATGCATCTGATGCAAGAGGAATAGATACTGTAAGAACTAATATTAAGAATTTCTGCAGGTTAAAAGCAGTTGGCGCTCCATTCAGGATAGTATTCCTTGATGAAGTGGATAACATGACCAAAGACGCTCAACATGCTCTAAGGCGTGAAATGGAGATGTACACAAAGACCGCATCATTCGTACTTTCATGTAACTACTCCTCAAAGATAATAGATCCAATACAGTCGAGGTGTGCAATATTTAGATTTGCACCTGTAAAAGGAACTCAAATCATTGGAAGACTTGAAAAAATAGCTGAAGCTGAAAATCTCAATATTACAAGGGGCGCGATTGAAAGCATCGTTTATTTTGCAGAGGGAGATTTAAGGAAAGCAGTAAACATACTTCAGGCATCGGCATCCACAACTGATGAAATTACAGATGACAGTATCCATGAAATTGTCTCTAAAGCAAAACCTCAAGATGTGAGGAAAATAGTTAATAAAGCTTTAAATGGGGACTTTATAAGTGCAAGAGACCTTTTAAGAGAGGTAATGGTTGTTCAGGGTACAAGTGGGGAAGACATGGTAACTCAGATTTATCAGGAAATCTCACGCATGTCAATGGAAAACATGATTGAAGAAGATGTGTACATGGATTTGATTCAAAGTATTGGTGAATATGATTACAGAATAAGGGAAGGATCTAATCCGAGGATTCAGCTTGAAGCACTCCTTACAAAGTTTCTATTAAAAGGAAATTAG